The Cellulomonas flavigena DSM 20109 DNA segment GCGCATCGTCCTCGGCGTCGCGGGCGGCATCGCCGCCTACAAGGCGATCCTGCTGCTGCGCCTGCTGCGCGAGCAGGGGCACGCGGTCCGTGTCGTGCCGACGCGTGCGTCCCTCGAGTTCGTCGGTCGCGCGACGTGGGAGGCCCTCTCGGGCGAGCCCGTGACGACCGACGTCTTCGACGACGTCGACCAGGTCGCCCACGTCGCCATCGGCAAGAGCGCCGACCTCGTCGTCGTGGCCCCGGCCACGGCGGACCTCCTGGCGCGCGCGGCCGGCGGCCGCGCGGACGACCTGCTGACCGCGACGCTGCTCGTGGCACGGTGCCCGGTCCTGCTGGCGCCCGCGATGCACACCGAGATGTGGGAGCACCCGGCGACGACCGCGAACGTGGCGACGCTCCGCGCACGGGGTGTGCACGTGCTCGACCCGGCCGTGGGCCGACTCACCGGGCACGACTCGGGCGCCGGGCGGCTACCGGAGCCCGACGACATCGCCGCCGCCGCGCTCGCGCTCGTCGCGACGGGCGCACGTGCCGACCTGGCCGGGCGGCGGGTCGTCGTCTCTGCGGGGGGCACCCGCGAGCCGCTCGACCCCGTGCGGTTCCTGGGCAACAGGTCGACGGGACGGCAGGGCGTGGCGCTCGCGCGGGCCGCGGCGGAGCGGGGCGCACAGGTGACCCTCGTGGCCGCGAGCGTGGCCACCGACGTGCTGGCCGGGCTCCCGGTGGGGGTCGACGTCGTGCCCGTCGAGACCGGTGCAGAGCTCCGCACCGCGGTGCGCACCGCGGCGAGCGACGCAGACGTCGTCGTCATGGCGGCTGCCGTCGCGGACTACCGCCCGCAGAGCGCCGCCGACGCCAAGCTCAAGAAGTCCGGCGGCTCCACGACGCTGACGCTGGTCGAGACGGTGGACGTGCTGCGCGAGCTCGTGACCGACCCGCCGCGGGACGGGCAGGTGGTCGTGGGGTTCGCGGCCGAGACCGGCGACGCGGACGGCGACGTCCTCGACCACGCCCGCGCCAAGGCACGACGCAAGGGTGCCGACCTCCTCGTCGTGAACCCCGTGGGCGCCGGCCGGGGCTTCGGGACGCCAACCAACGAGATCACCGTGCTCGACCGCGCGGGTGACGTCCTCGCGTCGGCCGCCGGCACGAAGCTCGAGGTCGCGCACACCGTGTGGGACCTCGTCGTCCCGGTCGTGGACACGCGTGCCGCAGCACCCGGACACCCCGCTACGCTTCCCGCATGACTGCCGCACCCCTGCGCCTGTTCACTTCGGAGTCCGTGACCGAGGGGCACCCCGACAAGATCTGCGACCAGATCTCGGACGCGATCCTCGACGCGATCCTCGAGCAGGACACGACCGCTCGCGTCGCGGTGGAGACCATGGTCACGACCGGCCTCGTGCACGTCGCCGGCGAGGTGACGACGAGCGCCTACGTGGAGATCCCGCAGATCGTGCGCGAGGTCGTCCGCGGCATCGGCTACACGTCGTCGCACATCGGCTTCGACGGGGACTCGTGCGGCGTCTCCGTCTCCATCGGTCAGCAGTCGCCGGACATCGCGGCGGGCGTCGACAAGGCGATCGAGGTACGGCAGGACGACCGCGATCTCGACCCGCTGGACCTGCAGGGTGCCGGCGACCAGGGCCTGATGTTCGGCTACGCGAGCGACGAGACGCCGTCGCTGCTCCCGCTCCCCATCTGGCTCGCGCACCGTCTCTCGGAGCGCCTCGCGCAGGTGCGCAAGGACGGCACGCTCGAGGGGCTGCGCCCCGACGGGAAGACCCAGGTCACCGTCGGGTACGACGGTGACGTCCCCGTCTCGCTCGACACCGTGGTGCTCTCCACGCAGCACGAGCCCAACGTCTCGGAGGCGGCGCTCTCCGCGCAGGTCGCCGAGCTGGTCGTCGCACCGGTCCTCGCCGACGTCGGCATCGACACGTCCGGTCACCGGCTCCTGGTGAACCCCACCGGCCAGTTCGTCATCGGCGGTCCGCAGGGCGACGCGGGGCTCACGGGCCGCAAGATCATCGTCGACACCTACGGCGGCATGGCGCGCCACGGCGGCGGCGCGTTCTCGGGGAAGGACCCGTCGAAGGTCGACCGCTCGGCCGCCTACGCGATGCGCTGGGTCGCCAAGAACGTCGTCGCGGCCGGCCTCGCGCGCCGCTGCGAGGTCCAGGTGGCCTACGCCATCGGCAAGGCGCACCCCGTCGGCCTGTACGTCGAGACGTTCGGCACCGGCACGGTGCCCGACGTCGTCCTCACCGACGCGATCCGCCAGGTCTTCGACCTGCGCCCGGCCGCGATCATCCGTGATCTCGACCTCCTGCGACCCGTCTACCGACGCACCGCGGCCTACGGGCACTTCGGGCGCGAGCTGCCGGAGTTCACGTGGGAGCGCACCGACCGCACCGCGGACCTGCTGTCGGCGGTGGGCTGACCCACGTCGTCCGGACACGCCGGT contains these protein-coding regions:
- the coaBC gene encoding bifunctional phosphopantothenoylcysteine decarboxylase/phosphopantothenate--cysteine ligase CoaBC, giving the protein MRIVLGVAGGIAAYKAILLLRLLREQGHAVRVVPTRASLEFVGRATWEALSGEPVTTDVFDDVDQVAHVAIGKSADLVVVAPATADLLARAAGGRADDLLTATLLVARCPVLLAPAMHTEMWEHPATTANVATLRARGVHVLDPAVGRLTGHDSGAGRLPEPDDIAAAALALVATGARADLAGRRVVVSAGGTREPLDPVRFLGNRSTGRQGVALARAAAERGAQVTLVAASVATDVLAGLPVGVDVVPVETGAELRTAVRTAASDADVVVMAAAVADYRPQSAADAKLKKSGGSTTLTLVETVDVLRELVTDPPRDGQVVVGFAAETGDADGDVLDHARAKARRKGADLLVVNPVGAGRGFGTPTNEITVLDRAGDVLASAAGTKLEVAHTVWDLVVPVVDTRAAAPGHPATLPA
- the metK gene encoding methionine adenosyltransferase, whose product is MTAAPLRLFTSESVTEGHPDKICDQISDAILDAILEQDTTARVAVETMVTTGLVHVAGEVTTSAYVEIPQIVREVVRGIGYTSSHIGFDGDSCGVSVSIGQQSPDIAAGVDKAIEVRQDDRDLDPLDLQGAGDQGLMFGYASDETPSLLPLPIWLAHRLSERLAQVRKDGTLEGLRPDGKTQVTVGYDGDVPVSLDTVVLSTQHEPNVSEAALSAQVAELVVAPVLADVGIDTSGHRLLVNPTGQFVIGGPQGDAGLTGRKIIVDTYGGMARHGGGAFSGKDPSKVDRSAAYAMRWVAKNVVAAGLARRCEVQVAYAIGKAHPVGLYVETFGTGTVPDVVLTDAIRQVFDLRPAAIIRDLDLLRPVYRRTAAYGHFGRELPEFTWERTDRTADLLSAVG